A genomic segment from Vicinamibacterales bacterium encodes:
- a CDS encoding slipin family protein, with translation MLISPLLILPLIVVLYLISSIKILAEYERGVIFRLGKLLPQPKGPGLVFVFAPIDRMVRVGLRTVVLDVPPQDVITRDNVSVKVNAVVYFRVMDSLKAIVEVENYNYATSQLSQTTLRSVLGQVDLDDLLSRREHLNRELQQILDQRTDPWGVKVSAVEVKHVDLPENMQRAMARQAEAEREKRAKIIHAAGELEASEKLSQAAAVIATEPVAITLRYLQTLTEIAAEKNSTIIFPLPIEMLHLLQPATAKTTDGQPR, from the coding sequence ATGCTGATTTCGCCGCTCCTGATTCTGCCGTTGATCGTCGTGCTCTACCTGATCAGCTCGATCAAGATCCTCGCCGAGTACGAACGCGGCGTCATCTTCCGCCTCGGCAAGCTGCTGCCGCAACCGAAGGGGCCGGGGCTGGTGTTCGTGTTCGCGCCGATCGATCGAATGGTGCGGGTGGGCCTGCGCACGGTGGTGCTCGACGTGCCGCCGCAGGACGTGATCACGCGCGACAACGTCTCGGTCAAGGTCAACGCGGTCGTCTACTTCCGCGTCATGGACTCCCTGAAGGCCATTGTCGAAGTGGAGAACTACAACTACGCGACGTCGCAGTTGTCGCAGACCACGCTGCGGAGCGTGCTGGGCCAGGTTGACCTGGACGATCTGCTGTCGAGGCGGGAGCACCTGAACCGGGAGCTGCAGCAGATTCTCGACCAGCGCACCGACCCCTGGGGCGTCAAGGTGTCGGCGGTCGAGGTCAAGCATGTCGATCTGCCGGAGAACATGCAAAGGGCGATGGCGCGGCAGGCGGAGGCGGAGCGGGAAAAACGCGCCAAGATCATTCACGCCGCGGGCGAGCTCGAGGCCTCGGAAAAACTGTCGCAGGCGGCCGCCGTGATTGCCACCGAACCGGTCGCAATCACGCTTCGCTACCTGCAGACGCTGACGGAGATCGCGGCGGAGAAGAACTCGACGATCATCTTTCCGCTGCCGATCGAAATGCTGCACCTGCTGCAGCCGGCCACGGCGAAGACGACGGACGGCCAGCCCCGGTGA
- a CDS encoding PAS domain S-box protein has translation MTDRPGRRQLIDPPTILVVDDYADTLDVTTRILEQEGYHVAQAADGTQALRLVRELRPPLVLLDVVLPDISGFDVLRQIRGDPSLAGIAVVMISSRRIGPEQQAEGLEGGADGYIARPVAGTELIARVRLHLRQHELIEQLQASEERFRGTFEQAAVGMAHVAPDGRFLRVNDRLCAIVGYDRAELLETTLAELTVPEDLATSEGARAAMLAGEQSSYAAEMQYRRKTGDLVWVSVVATLERPRAGEPKYFISVVEDITARKLAEEAAADQAALLRIAGRTARLGGWIISLPDRKLTWSDETCVIHDLPPGYTPTLDEGISYYLPEHREFVRRQIDACAESGTAYDFELPKTTATGRRVWVRSIGAAVRDDSGRIIHLQGAFQDVSEGRRTQVALQESAVQLAESNRAWQMLSRCNEAVTRSTTEQELLRAVCRIAVDSGGCRLAWVGYAEDDADKTVVAQAHAGIDDGYLSQIRLTWSDETPAGKGPAGRCLRSGAPVVVPDIEADADFGPWKAAARERGFRSVVTLPLKKQSRTFGVLVLYLPEVRTPRPDELRVLQDMAEDLAFGIDSIRSQIEHTRMAETLREQASLLDLAQDAILVRDLNHRVLYWNRSAERLYGWTAREVMGRSVQELLYRDPAPFLEAVATTVAKGEWAGELNQVTRDGTMITIEGRWTLVRDDDGKPTSILAINTDITQRQQLEQQYLRAQRMESIGTLAGGIAHDLNNVLAPILMSIEMLQAGEGDRERLEILSTIEGSAKRGAAMVRQVLSFARGMEGQRVEVRLPNIVGDLGRIVRDTFPKNIDFEERLSPDLWAIQADPTQIHQVLINLCVNARDAMPAGGRITIRAENYLVDGQYAAANLDAHVGPHVMIAVEDTGTGIPKGIIDKIFDPFFTTKDVGKGTGLGLATSMAIVKSHGGFIRVDGGSGAGACFRLYLPAHAAALTAAAPDPQSRLPRGKGESILVVDDEEPIRLITRQTLESFGYHVLLAADGAEAVAIYAQHQGDIDVVLTDMMMPVMDGAATIEVLTRMNPHVRIIGASGLAADGHGQKAAADALIHFLPKPYTAATLLTAIRAALDV, from the coding sequence GTGACGGATCGGCCTGGCCGCCGGCAGCTGATCGACCCGCCGACCATCCTCGTCGTCGACGACTACGCCGATACCCTCGACGTCACCACGCGCATCCTTGAACAGGAGGGTTATCACGTCGCCCAGGCCGCCGACGGGACGCAGGCCTTGCGCCTGGTGCGGGAACTGCGGCCGCCGCTGGTATTACTGGACGTGGTCCTCCCGGACATTTCCGGATTCGACGTGCTGCGGCAGATTCGCGGCGACCCGTCCCTGGCGGGCATTGCAGTCGTGATGATCAGCTCCCGGCGAATTGGCCCGGAGCAGCAGGCCGAGGGACTCGAGGGCGGAGCCGACGGCTATATCGCCCGGCCGGTGGCCGGAACGGAGTTGATCGCCCGCGTCCGCCTGCACCTCCGGCAGCACGAACTCATCGAGCAGCTGCAAGCGAGCGAAGAACGCTTTCGCGGCACCTTCGAACAGGCCGCGGTCGGCATGGCGCACGTCGCCCCCGACGGCCGCTTTCTCCGGGTCAACGATCGGCTGTGCGCAATTGTCGGCTACGACCGCGCCGAACTGCTGGAGACGACGCTCGCGGAACTGACCGTGCCCGAAGACCTCGCGACGAGCGAAGGCGCGCGGGCCGCCATGCTGGCCGGTGAACAATCGTCATACGCCGCCGAGATGCAGTACCGGCGGAAGACCGGCGACCTGGTCTGGGTGAGTGTCGTCGCGACGCTGGAGCGGCCGCGGGCCGGGGAACCGAAGTACTTCATTTCGGTGGTTGAAGACATCACCGCGCGCAAGCTCGCGGAGGAGGCCGCCGCCGACCAGGCGGCGCTGCTGCGCATTGCCGGCCGCACCGCGCGCCTCGGCGGCTGGATCATCTCCCTGCCGGATCGGAAGCTGACCTGGTCGGATGAAACGTGCGTCATCCACGACCTCCCGCCCGGCTACACGCCGACGCTCGACGAAGGCATCAGCTATTACCTGCCTGAGCACCGCGAATTCGTCCGGCGTCAAATCGATGCCTGCGCGGAGTCGGGAACCGCCTACGACTTCGAACTCCCGAAGACGACCGCCACGGGCCGGCGGGTCTGGGTGCGGTCGATCGGCGCGGCGGTTCGCGATGACAGCGGCCGCATCATCCACCTTCAGGGCGCCTTCCAGGACGTGTCGGAGGGCCGCCGGACCCAGGTCGCGCTACAGGAGTCCGCCGTCCAGCTCGCTGAAAGCAATCGGGCCTGGCAGATGCTGAGCCGCTGCAACGAAGCCGTGACCCGATCGACGACCGAGCAGGAACTGCTGCGGGCGGTGTGCCGCATTGCGGTGGACAGCGGCGGCTGCCGCCTGGCGTGGGTCGGCTATGCCGAAGACGATGCCGACAAGACGGTCGTGGCCCAGGCCCACGCCGGCATTGATGATGGCTACCTGTCGCAGATCCGGCTCACCTGGTCCGACGAGACGCCCGCCGGCAAGGGCCCCGCCGGCCGGTGCCTTCGCAGCGGCGCGCCGGTGGTGGTGCCCGACATCGAAGCCGATGCGGACTTCGGCCCGTGGAAGGCAGCCGCGCGTGAGCGCGGCTTCCGCAGCGTCGTCACGCTGCCCCTGAAGAAACAGTCCCGCACCTTCGGGGTGCTGGTGCTCTACCTGCCCGAGGTCCGCACGCCGCGGCCAGACGAACTGCGGGTTCTGCAGGACATGGCCGAAGACCTGGCGTTCGGCATCGACAGCATCCGCTCGCAGATCGAGCACACCCGCATGGCCGAAACGCTGCGCGAGCAGGCCTCGCTGCTGGACCTGGCGCAAGACGCCATCCTCGTCCGCGACTTGAACCATCGCGTCCTCTACTGGAACCGGAGCGCGGAACGCCTCTACGGTTGGACCGCACGCGAGGTGATGGGGCGCTCGGTGCAGGAACTGTTGTACCGGGACCCGGCGCCCTTCCTGGAGGCGGTTGCGACTACGGTGGCCAAGGGTGAATGGGCCGGCGAGCTCAATCAGGTGACGCGGGACGGGACGATGATTACCATCGAGGGACGATGGACCCTGGTCCGCGATGACGACGGCAAGCCGACGTCGATCCTTGCGATCAACACCGACATCACGCAACGCCAGCAACTGGAGCAGCAGTACCTTCGCGCCCAGCGGATGGAGAGCATCGGCACGCTGGCCGGCGGTATCGCCCACGATCTCAACAACGTGCTGGCGCCCATCCTGATGTCGATCGAGATGCTGCAGGCCGGCGAGGGCGATCGGGAACGGCTGGAGATCCTCTCCACCATCGAAGGCAGCGCCAAGCGAGGCGCGGCGATGGTGCGGCAGGTGTTGTCGTTCGCGCGCGGCATGGAGGGGCAGCGGGTCGAGGTGCGGTTGCCGAACATCGTCGGCGACCTGGGCCGCATTGTCCGCGACACCTTTCCCAAGAACATCGACTTCGAGGAACGGCTGAGTCCGGACCTCTGGGCCATTCAGGCCGACCCGACCCAGATCCACCAGGTGCTGATCAACCTCTGCGTGAACGCGCGCGACGCGATGCCGGCCGGCGGCCGCATCACGATCCGGGCGGAGAACTATCTGGTGGACGGCCAGTATGCCGCGGCGAATCTCGATGCGCACGTCGGCCCGCACGTGATGATCGCGGTCGAGGACACCGGTACCGGCATCCCCAAGGGCATCATCGACAAGATCTTCGATCCGTTCTTCACGACCAAGGACGTGGGCAAGGGCACGGGCCTGGGCCTGGCCACCTCAATGGCCATCGTCAAGAGCCATGGCGGCTTCATTCGCGTGGACGGCGGCAGCGGCGCCGGCGCCTGCTTCCGTCTCTATCTTCCCGCCCACGCCGCGGCCCTGACCGCGGCGGCACCCGATCCTCAGTCGCGGCTGCCGCGTGGCAAGGGCGAGTCCATCCTGGTGGTGGACGACGAGGAGCCGATTCGCTTGATCACCAGGCAGACGCTCGAATCCTTCGGTTATCACGTGCTGCTGGCCGCGGATGGCGCCGAGGCGGTGGCGATTTACGCGCAGCACCAGGGCGACATCGACGTGGTGCTGACCGACATGATGATGCCGGTGATGGACGGCGCGGCGACCATCGAGGTCCTGACCCGGATGAACCCGCACGTCCGCATCATCGGCGCCAGCGGCCTGGCGGCCGACGGCCACGGTCAGAAGGCCGCGGCGGACGCCCTGATTCATTTCCTGCCCAAGCCATATACCGCGGCCACGCTGCTCACCGCGATTCGCGCGGCGCTGGACGTATGA
- a CDS encoding Na+/H+ antiporter NhaC family protein: MALRSAGRRDILSAMIGVLGILLSLTLLMYLAYRGINVLVLAPLLALLAALMGGDPRLLATYTQVFMISLGGFVAKYFPLFLLGAIFGRLMSDSGSASTIARSIMSKLGPSQALLSIVLACGVLTYGGVSVFVVVFASYPVAVALFRAANTPKRFIPGAILLGGATFTLSGIPGTPSLQNAIPMPFFGTDSFAAPGLGSIAGVVMLVFGTMWLNGRARRAAHAGEGYGEHPFDHLDASPSPHQPGIVVAVIPLVIVVVVNLVMTWWVIPAMDLGYLAEPKFGRVGVNDVRGIWALVASLGLAVVTAIGLHWSRWSDLKSSINQGTMSSLLPIFNTASEIGYGAVIASLAAFAAIQTAVMAISSNPLISEAVAVNIMAGITGSAAGGLSLALGMLGKTYAEAGAAAGISPELLHRVATIACGGLDSLPHNGAVITLLGICRLSHKESYLDIFMVSVVGPLVALALVLILGSTFGGF; encoded by the coding sequence TTGGCCTTGCGCTCCGCCGGCAGGCGCGACATCCTCTCCGCCATGATTGGCGTCCTCGGCATCCTCCTCTCGCTCACGCTGTTGATGTACCTGGCCTACCGCGGGATCAATGTGCTGGTTCTGGCGCCGCTGCTCGCCCTGCTGGCAGCGCTGATGGGCGGCGACCCGCGCCTGTTGGCCACCTACACGCAGGTCTTCATGATTAGCCTTGGCGGTTTCGTGGCGAAGTACTTCCCGCTGTTCCTGCTGGGCGCCATCTTCGGCCGGTTAATGAGCGACTCCGGGTCGGCGTCGACCATCGCCCGCTCGATCATGTCGAAGCTCGGCCCCTCGCAGGCACTGCTCTCCATCGTCCTGGCCTGCGGCGTTCTGACCTATGGCGGCGTGTCGGTGTTCGTCGTGGTCTTTGCGTCTTATCCGGTGGCGGTGGCGCTGTTTCGGGCCGCCAACACACCCAAGCGCTTCATTCCCGGCGCCATCCTGCTTGGTGGCGCCACGTTCACGCTCAGTGGCATTCCCGGTACGCCGTCGCTCCAGAACGCGATCCCGATGCCGTTCTTCGGCACCGACAGCTTCGCCGCGCCTGGGCTTGGCAGCATCGCCGGTGTCGTGATGCTGGTGTTCGGGACGATGTGGCTCAATGGCCGCGCGCGCCGGGCCGCCCACGCCGGCGAAGGGTACGGGGAGCACCCGTTCGATCATCTCGACGCCTCGCCGAGCCCGCACCAGCCGGGCATTGTCGTCGCGGTCATTCCGCTGGTGATCGTGGTCGTCGTCAACCTGGTCATGACGTGGTGGGTAATTCCGGCGATGGACCTCGGCTATCTGGCCGAACCCAAGTTCGGTCGGGTTGGCGTGAACGACGTTCGCGGCATCTGGGCGCTGGTCGCGTCGCTCGGCCTCGCGGTGGTCACGGCCATCGGCCTGCACTGGTCGCGCTGGAGCGACCTGAAGAGCTCGATCAATCAGGGCACGATGAGCTCGCTGCTGCCGATTTTCAATACCGCTTCCGAAATCGGCTATGGCGCCGTGATCGCCTCCCTCGCGGCGTTCGCCGCGATCCAGACAGCGGTGATGGCCATCTCGTCGAATCCGCTCATCTCGGAAGCGGTGGCCGTCAACATCATGGCCGGCATTACGGGCTCCGCCGCTGGAGGCCTGAGCCTGGCGCTCGGCATGCTTGGCAAGACCTACGCCGAGGCCGGCGCGGCGGCGGGCATCAGTCCCGAGCTCCTGCATCGAGTGGCGACCATAGCGTGCGGGGGCCTCGACTCGCTGCCGCACAACGGCGCGGTGATCACGCTGCTCGGCATCTGCCGCCTGAGCCACAAGGAGTCGTATCTCGACATCTTCATGGTGTCGGTGGTCGGGCCGCTCGTCGCCCTGGCGCTCGTGCTGATCCTGGGTTCCACGTTTGGTGGGTTCTGA
- a CDS encoding transporter substrate-binding domain-containing protein, with amino-acid sequence MTGLAWRATLLALALGTWSACGGNVESPAPAPAPVPAPAARTEPERRPIDEAAPEPAPSAAALQAMATPAKGDLEAIAARGHLRILVTPSRTYYSTGNNLQRGATFDTGVAFARFLNSRAGSGQPRLDVVFIPTPEDALVKDLIAGRGDIAANLRLTFERDDQVAFATPTRTAIRELVVTGAGQPPLISLEDVAGRSIHVRRGSDHHASLLRLNDQLKKISRPLAKIVIADQSLTDEDLLDRVNEGTFPATLADDYVFDARQRELTGVAANKDVAVSQDGVIAWVTRKESPQLLAAINAFFAAHKPRP; translated from the coding sequence ATGACCGGCCTCGCCTGGCGAGCAACCCTCCTCGCCCTCGCACTCGGCACGTGGTCGGCATGTGGCGGCAACGTCGAGTCACCGGCGCCGGCTCCCGCGCCGGTGCCAGCACCGGCCGCACGCACCGAACCGGAACGCCGGCCAATCGACGAAGCCGCTCCGGAGCCGGCGCCGTCGGCGGCGGCGCTGCAGGCGATGGCGACGCCGGCCAAGGGCGACCTCGAGGCCATCGCCGCGCGCGGGCACCTCCGCATCCTGGTGACGCCCAGCCGGACGTACTATTCCACCGGCAACAACCTGCAGCGCGGCGCCACGTTCGACACCGGCGTGGCGTTCGCGCGCTTCCTCAACTCCAGGGCCGGGTCGGGACAGCCGCGTCTCGACGTGGTGTTCATTCCCACGCCGGAGGACGCGCTGGTCAAGGACCTGATCGCCGGCCGCGGCGACATCGCCGCCAACCTCCGGCTCACCTTCGAGCGCGACGACCAGGTCGCGTTTGCCACGCCGACCAGGACGGCGATCCGCGAACTGGTGGTGACCGGGGCGGGCCAGCCGCCGCTAATCAGCCTGGAAGACGTCGCCGGCCGATCGATTCACGTTCGCCGCGGCAGCGATCACCATGCCAGCCTGCTGCGGTTGAACGATCAACTGAAGAAGATCAGCCGCCCCCTTGCCAAGATCGTGATCGCCGACCAGTCGCTCACCGACGAGGACCTGCTGGACCGCGTCAATGAGGGCACGTTTCCCGCGACCTTGGCCGACGACTACGTGTTCGACGCGCGGCAGCGCGAGCTGACCGGCGTCGCCGCCAACAAGGACGTGGCGGTGAGCCAGGACGGCGTGATCGCCTGGGTCACGCGCAAGGAGTCGCCACAACTGCTGGCGGCGATCAACGCCTTCTTCGCCGCGCACAAGCCCAGGCCCTAG
- a CDS encoding response regulator transcription factor, with translation MRILVAEDDRVIADFVAQGLREAGFAVDVAATGAEGLQKALAGGYDAAVIDVMLPGLDGLALIEQLRARRIQTPVLILSARHTVDDRVKGLQAGGDDYLTKPFAFAELLARLQALLRRAGGAPEPTRLALGDLTLDLLSRKVERAGRTLDLRPREFALLEYLMRHAGRVLSKTMILSHVWGYSFDPGTNVVDVLVSRLRDKVDEGFGSKLIHTVRGAGYVLKLD, from the coding sequence ATGCGCATCCTGGTTGCCGAAGACGACCGCGTGATCGCCGACTTCGTGGCCCAGGGGCTGCGCGAGGCGGGGTTCGCCGTGGACGTGGCGGCGACCGGTGCGGAGGGGCTCCAGAAGGCCCTGGCGGGCGGGTATGACGCCGCGGTCATCGACGTCATGCTGCCGGGGCTGGACGGCCTGGCGCTCATCGAGCAGCTTCGCGCCCGCCGGATCCAGACGCCCGTGCTGATCCTCAGCGCCCGGCACACCGTGGACGATCGCGTGAAGGGCCTGCAAGCCGGTGGCGACGACTACCTCACCAAGCCATTTGCGTTCGCGGAACTGCTGGCGCGGCTGCAGGCCCTGCTGCGCCGGGCCGGTGGCGCGCCGGAGCCCACCAGGCTGGCGCTGGGCGATCTCACCCTCGACCTGCTGTCGAGAAAAGTGGAACGCGCCGGACGGACGCTCGACCTGCGGCCCCGCGAGTTTGCGCTGCTCGAATACCTGATGCGCCATGCCGGCCGCGTGCTGTCGAAGACCATGATCCTGTCGCACGTGTGGGGCTACTCCTTCGATCCCGGGACGAACGTGGTGGACGTGCTGGTGTCGCGCCTGCGCGACAAGGTCGACGAGGGGTTCGGGTCGAAGCTCATTCACACGGTGCGCGGTGCCGGCTATGTCCTCAAGCTGGATTGA
- a CDS encoding HAMP domain-containing sensor histidine kinase, whose product MSSSWIDRISQALGLRLAAWYLGTFLASTFVIVGLTYGLLASSLETRDHDVIQSTLREYATRYQAGGLAALARAIEIEQRSGLREPLFVRLVGPFQDVLLYSLPETWGAFDLSELPGGPDDIWGQVRARDRNAVLEVATLPVGGGTVLQVGKTSETRDQLLSNFRRVLMLGATAALAIGIIGGIFLTRSTLKPLRDLRDAVQRILRTGQTDDRVPVYGTDDAVDELSGLFNAMLARITTLIHGMRNALDHVAHDLRTPMTRLRVTAESALATDDPAKHREALSDCLEESERVLSMLTTLMDISEAETGTMKLNVSQVNLAKLAAEVMAVYEDAAEDAGVALAVSVPESLVVSADRDRLRQALANLVDNAIKYTPSGGQVDVEARHGGGATSISVRDTGAGIPEHEIPRIWDRLYRGDQSRTTRGLGLGLSLVRASVEAQGGTVTVASQPGRGSTFTITLPNIAAL is encoded by the coding sequence ATGTCCTCAAGCTGGATTGATCGCATCAGCCAGGCGCTCGGCCTGCGCCTGGCGGCGTGGTACCTCGGCACCTTTCTCGCCAGCACCTTCGTGATTGTCGGGCTCACCTACGGGTTGCTGGCGTCGTCGCTCGAAACGCGTGACCACGACGTCATCCAATCCACGCTGAGGGAATACGCCACGCGCTACCAGGCCGGCGGCCTGGCCGCGCTGGCGAGGGCCATCGAAATCGAGCAGCGCTCCGGACTGCGCGAGCCGCTGTTCGTGCGCCTGGTCGGTCCGTTCCAGGACGTCCTGCTCTACTCGCTGCCGGAAACCTGGGGCGCCTTCGACCTCTCGGAATTGCCCGGCGGCCCGGACGACATCTGGGGCCAGGTCCGCGCCCGCGATCGCAACGCGGTGCTCGAGGTCGCCACGCTGCCGGTCGGCGGCGGCACCGTGCTGCAGGTCGGCAAGACCAGCGAGACCCGCGACCAGTTGCTCTCGAACTTCCGGCGCGTGCTGATGCTGGGCGCGACCGCCGCCCTGGCCATCGGCATCATCGGCGGCATCTTCCTCACCCGCTCCACGCTCAAGCCCCTTCGCGATCTGCGCGACGCCGTCCAGCGCATCCTGCGCACCGGCCAGACCGACGATCGCGTGCCGGTGTACGGCACCGACGATGCGGTGGATGAGTTGAGCGGGTTGTTCAACGCCATGCTCGCCCGCATCACGACGCTGATCCACGGCATGCGCAACGCCTTGGATCACGTGGCCCACGACCTGCGGACGCCGATGACGCGCCTGCGCGTCACCGCCGAATCGGCGCTGGCCACCGACGATCCGGCCAAGCATCGGGAGGCGCTCTCCGACTGCCTCGAAGAGTCGGAGCGCGTGTTGTCGATGCTGACCACGCTGATGGACATCTCCGAGGCCGAGACGGGGACGATGAAGCTGAACGTCTCGCAGGTGAACCTGGCGAAACTCGCGGCCGAAGTCATGGCGGTGTACGAGGACGCGGCGGAAGACGCCGGCGTCGCGCTCGCCGTGAGCGTTCCGGAAAGCCTGGTGGTGTCCGCCGATCGCGATCGCCTCCGCCAGGCGCTCGCCAACCTGGTAGACAACGCGATCAAGTACACGCCGTCAGGCGGGCAGGTCGACGTCGAGGCCCGCCACGGCGGCGGCGCCACGAGCATCAGCGTCCGCGACACCGGCGCCGGCATTCCCGAACACGAGATCCCCCGGATTTGGGACCGGCTCTACCGCGGCGATCAAAGCCGCACCACCCGCGGCCTCGGCCTGGGCCTGAGCCTGGTCCGCGCCTCCGTCGAGGCGCAGGGCGGCACGGTCACGGTCGCCAGCCAACCAGGCCGGGGCTCAACTTTCACCATCACGCTGCCCAACATTGCCGCTTTGTAA
- a CDS encoding DegQ family serine endoprotease codes for MTRSYLRAGAVVLALGAASLGAWTGFPASPVAEAANPAPVTAAANAGQSRIATQGFADVVAKVTPAVVTIRTERSASPQLTQLPEGFPFGEMFGQRGPRGGRQAPAPLQRGLGSGVIVSNDGYILTNNHVVEKSARIQVELSDRRVLDATLIGADEPSDLAVIKVDATSLPVVAIGDSSAMRVGDLVLAVGNPLGVGQTVTMGIVSAKGRATGFGDGSYEDFLQTDAAINQGNSGGALVNGAGELVGINSQILSPSGGNIGIGFAVPSNMAKNVMDQLVSNGRVHRGRLGVTVQGVTGDLAAGLGLDKAEGALVSEVTPGGAAAKAGLKRGDVILSYQGRAVVDTNAFRNEIAGTKPGSPVTLQVLREGKSSEVKATLEEMAVATEAANRSERGGRGGSGKFGMTVEPLTPEIANRLELDTDVQGVVVTDVDPSGAAASAGLQEGDVIQQINGRSVRSVEQVRSGLDAASDKPVVLLVARGGASLFVPLRAPRG; via the coding sequence ATGACCCGTTCATATCTGAGAGCTGGAGCCGTGGTATTGGCCTTGGGCGCGGCAAGTCTCGGGGCCTGGACCGGATTTCCGGCCAGTCCCGTCGCCGAGGCCGCCAATCCGGCGCCCGTGACCGCTGCCGCGAACGCCGGTCAAAGCCGCATCGCCACGCAGGGGTTCGCGGATGTCGTGGCGAAGGTGACCCCGGCGGTGGTGACCATTCGCACCGAGCGGAGCGCGTCGCCGCAGTTGACGCAGTTGCCGGAGGGCTTTCCGTTCGGCGAGATGTTCGGCCAGCGCGGACCGCGTGGCGGGCGCCAGGCTCCCGCGCCGCTGCAGCGCGGGTTGGGGTCGGGCGTGATCGTCAGCAACGACGGCTACATCCTCACCAACAACCACGTGGTCGAGAAGTCGGCCCGCATCCAGGTGGAACTGTCGGATCGGCGCGTGCTCGACGCGACGCTGATTGGCGCGGACGAGCCGAGCGACCTCGCGGTGATCAAGGTGGACGCGACCAGCCTGCCGGTAGTGGCGATCGGTGATTCATCGGCCATGCGCGTGGGCGACCTCGTGCTCGCGGTCGGCAACCCGCTCGGCGTCGGCCAGACCGTGACCATGGGCATTGTCAGCGCCAAGGGCCGGGCCACCGGCTTCGGCGACGGCAGCTACGAAGACTTCCTGCAGACCGACGCGGCCATCAACCAGGGCAACTCGGGTGGCGCGCTGGTGAACGGCGCCGGCGAACTGGTGGGCATCAACTCGCAGATCCTCTCGCCGTCGGGCGGCAACATCGGCATCGGCTTCGCGGTGCCGTCGAACATGGCGAAGAACGTGATGGATCAACTCGTCAGCAACGGGCGCGTGCACCGCGGCCGGCTCGGCGTCACGGTGCAGGGTGTCACCGGTGACCTGGCGGCGGGCCTCGGCCTCGACAAGGCGGAGGGCGCGCTGGTCAGCGAGGTGACGCCGGGCGGCGCCGCCGCCAAGGCCGGGTTGAAGCGCGGCGACGTGATCCTGAGCTACCAGGGTCGCGCGGTGGTCGACACCAACGCGTTCCGCAACGAGATCGCCGGCACCAAGCCCGGCAGCCCGGTCACGCTGCAGGTGTTGCGTGAAGGCAAGTCGAGCGAGGTGAAGGCGACGCTCGAGGAGATGGCGGTGGCGACCGAGGCGGCCAACCGCTCCGAGCGCGGCGGCCGCGGCGGGTCCGGCAAGTTCGGCATGACCGTGGAACCGCTGACGCCGGAAATCGCCAACCGGCTGGAGCTCGACACCGACGTGCAGGGCGTCGTGGTCACGGACGTGGACCCCTCGGGCGCGGCGGCCTCCGCCGGCCTCCAGGAAGGCGACGTAATCCAGCAGATCAACGGGCGGTCGGTGCGCTCGGTCGAGCAGGTGCGGTCGGGACTGGACGCGGCGTCGGATAAGCCGGTGGTCCTGCTCGTCGCCCGTGGCGGCGCCTCGCTGTTCGTGCCGCTCCGCGCCCCGCGCGGCTAA
- a CDS encoding RluA family pseudouridine synthase gives MRLDKRLKEAHPDLSWRQVREAIEKGQASVAGRAERDPGFDVSSDADVAIDRNRPAQSRARANFDILHEDEHIIVLNKPAGLLSIPSSPDAGSSEDTVLKRVREYMAFKLGHKSYVGMLHRLDRDTSGSLAVALSKEAHAAGREMFKRHQFERHYLAIVQGIPSPPEGTIEAKISTGYRSGRRKLVDDDDEGLEATTDYRVKERLKNAALLELRLHTGRQHQIRLHLEQLGHPLLGERVYTEGDARRSRVGASKVEAKRNMLHAWTLAFPHPITGAHIAVEAPLPADFEEALKRLGSKA, from the coding sequence ATGCGCCTCGACAAGCGCCTCAAAGAGGCGCATCCAGACCTTTCGTGGCGTCAAGTCCGCGAAGCGATAGAAAAAGGGCAAGCGAGCGTCGCGGGCCGGGCCGAACGGGATCCCGGCTTCGACGTGTCGTCGGACGCCGACGTCGCGATCGACCGCAACCGTCCTGCCCAGTCGCGGGCGCGGGCCAACTTCGACATCCTGCATGAGGACGAGCACATCATCGTGCTCAACAAGCCGGCCGGACTGCTCTCCATTCCGTCCAGCCCGGACGCGGGGAGTTCCGAAGACACCGTGCTCAAGCGCGTGCGCGAGTACATGGCCTTCAAGCTCGGCCACAAGAGCTACGTCGGCATGCTGCATCGGCTCGATCGCGACACCTCGGGATCGCTGGCGGTGGCGCTCTCGAAAGAGGCGCATGCCGCGGGACGCGAGATGTTCAAGCGTCATCAGTTCGAGCGCCACTACCTGGCCATCGTGCAGGGCATCCCCAGTCCGCCGGAGGGAACGATCGAAGCGAAGATCTCCACCGGCTACCGCAGCGGCCGCCGCAAGCTCGTGGATGACGATGACGAGGGGCTGGAGGCGACGACCGACTATCGGGTGAAGGAACGGCTGAAGAACGCGGCGCTGCTCGAGTTGCGGCTGCACACCGGACGGCAGCATCAGATTCGCCTGCACCTGGAACAATTGGGCCATCCCCTGCTTGGAGAGCGCGTGTATACCGAAGGCGACGCGCGCCGGTCACGCGTGGGCGCCTCGAAGGTCGAAGCGAAGCGCAACATGCTGCACGCCTGGACGCTGGCGTTTCCGCATCCGATCACCGGCGCGCACATCGCGGTTGAAGCGCCGCTGCCCGCCGACTTCGAGGAGGCGCTGAAACGGCTCGGCTCGAAGGCCTAG